In the genome of Cyclopterus lumpus isolate fCycLum1 chromosome 19, fCycLum1.pri, whole genome shotgun sequence, one region contains:
- the LOC117748881 gene encoding nucleoside diphosphate kinase B-like, whose product MSEMERTFIAIKPDGVQRGIIGEVIKRFETKGFKLVGMKMQQASQELLNNHYSDLKGKPFFPTLIEYMSSGPVVAMVWEGKGAVKTGRVMLGETNPADSKPGTIRGDFCIDIGKNIIHGSDSVESAKKEISLWFKDDELVSYTSCAFSWLY is encoded by the exons ATGTCTGAGATGGAGCGCACATTCATTGCCATCAAGCCTGATGGTGTGCAGAGGGGCATCATTGGAGAGGTCATCAAGAGGTTCGAGACGAAGGGCTTCAAACTTGTGGGCATGAAGATGCAGCAA GCCTCTCAGGAACTCCTGAACAATCACTACAGCGACCTGAAGGGAAAGCCATTCTTTCCTACCCTCATTGAGTACATGAGCTCCGGCCCAGTGGTTGCCATG GTGTGGGAGGGCAAGGGTGCAGTGAAGACCGGCAGGGTGATGCTGGGTGAGACCAACCCCGCTGACTCCAAGCCCGGAACCATCAGAGGAGACTTCTGCATTGATATCGGAAA GAACATCATCCACGGCAGCGACTCAGTGGAGAGTGCCAAAAAGGAGATCTCCCTGTGGTTCAAAGACGACGAGCTGGTCAGCTACACTAGCTGTGCCTTCAGCTGGCTGTACTGA